A stretch of DNA from Streptomyces sp. NBC_01197:
CGAGAGCCACGTGTTCGATGAGGGTTTCGTCGGCCGCGATGGGGCGCAGCACGCGGAGAAACGAGTTCGACATCGACACGTTCGGGAAGAGGTTCAGGTTGAAACCGGTGCCGTGCATGGCGCGCACCAGCTTGCGGATCGCCGGGCCGTCGAGGCCGGCCTCCTCGAGCTCCGTGACGAGAGTGGCGAAACGCGCCTGGAGCGGCTCGCTGCCGTCGTCGACGTCGAGGTCGGAGTGCCCGGGCACCATCTGCATGACGCTGTGCCCGTTGCCCAGACTATGGGTGACCGCGGACGGGTCGGTCATGAAGGACATCATGTCCGCGGTCTCCGCGTCGACCGAGGCCATCCACGATCGGTGCACGATCGGGAAGTGGTACCCGTCGGTGGTGTTCTCCAACTGGATCTTCCAGTTGCCCCGGAACCTGAACTGATGGGTGCCGAGGACCTTGACGGGGTAGCCGCCGCCCTGCTTCATGAAGCGGTCGATCCACACCTTCACGTCGCCCAGAGAGTCCTCGAGCGACTCGATGGAGTCGTTGAAGGTGGCGAACACCATGCCCCCGTACGACTCGGTGCGCAGCCTGCGCAGCGAGAGCTCCCCTTTCTCCAGGACGCCTTCGTAGCCGTCCGGGTACGGGATGCCGCGAAGCTTGCCGTCCAGGCCGTATGACCAGGCGTGGTAGGGGCAGGTGAAGCCATTGGCGTGCCCGGTGCGCTGCTCGCACAGGCTGGCGCCGCGGTGCCGGCACCGGTTGAGCAGGGTGTTGATGGTGCCCTTGCGGTCCTTGGTCACGATGACCGGCTGGCGCCCCACGTACGTGGACTTGAAGCTGCCGGCCTTCGGGAGTTCGCTCTCATGGGCGACCCACACCCACGTGCGCTCGAAGACCTTCGTCATTTCCAGCTCGAAGAGCCGGGGGTCGGTGTACATCCGTCCCGCGACGCGGTCCTCGCCCACCAGGTCACTCGGGGGCAGGCCATGGACGTTGTCCGGGGTGAACTCGACTGTCATGGGAGTGTCCTCCAGGTTCGGGGAGAGGGCCCGGTCGCGGGGAGCGCGCAGTCAGGGGGAGGCCGGGAACGGTGGAGGGCCGGCCTCCACCTCGCCGACGAGGCAACGTCGAACGAGCCGGAGCCCCGCATGCCCTCCTCTGTCGGTGCACATGACGCTAAGCAAGCGCCGGCCACCGGCCAATTGGGAAAGGCATCGTCAGACATAGGGGATTTCCTCAGTCAGGTGCAGGCGGGCCGGCCCGGTGCCGGCCTGAACGTGCGACCGTGCTGCCGGCGGGGGGCGCAGCCGCAGACCGGCACCGGAGTAGGGGAAATCCTCAACGACGCCGGAGTAAGTCTCGATACCGCTCGCAGCGCCCGGCGCTCTACCGTCGGGACATCCGGGCGAGACCCGGAGCGCCCAGCTCCCGGCAGGAGGAACGGTGGCAGAGAAGCGCACTCAACTGACCACAAAACAGAGGCTGTTCCGCGATGCGATGGCCAATCTCTCCGCAGGAGTCAATATCGTCACCACGGACGGCCCCGGTGGTCGTGCCGGGATCACCGTGAGCGCGGTGTGCTCCGTCACGGACACACCGCCCACCATGCTCGTCTGCGTCAACCGGTCGAGCCGTAGCCACGACATCTTCCGCGCCAACGAACACCTCTGCATCAACGTGCTCGGAACGGAGCACGAAGACGTCGCCATGGCGTTCGCCGGACGGGTACCGGCGGAGCAGCGGTTCAGCGTGACCGGCGACGTCTGGGACCACTCCCACGGTGTGCCGTTGCTGCGCGGATCCGCCGCGTCGGTCCTCGGGCGAGTCACCGGGACCGTGGAACGCGGTTCGCACACAGTGATGTTCGTCGAGGTGGACCAGGTCGTACCCGGGCAGGACAGCGAAGGCAGTCTCGTCTACTACCGGCGCCGATTCCACCCCGTGCCCACGCCGTTGAGCGCGTGACGAGCGGAACATGATGGACAAGGACGCCACGCGCATGACGCTCACCTGCTACACCGACACGTTCAACTACGGCTGGCGGCACGTGGATCTCTTCACCCGCGACGCAGTCGGC
This window harbors:
- a CDS encoding aromatic ring-hydroxylating oxygenase subunit alpha; translation: MTVEFTPDNVHGLPPSDLVGEDRVAGRMYTDPRLFELEMTKVFERTWVWVAHESELPKAGSFKSTYVGRQPVIVTKDRKGTINTLLNRCRHRGASLCEQRTGHANGFTCPYHAWSYGLDGKLRGIPYPDGYEGVLEKGELSLRRLRTESYGGMVFATFNDSIESLEDSLGDVKVWIDRFMKQGGGYPVKVLGTHQFRFRGNWKIQLENTTDGYHFPIVHRSWMASVDAETADMMSFMTDPSAVTHSLGNGHSVMQMVPGHSDLDVDDGSEPLQARFATLVTELEEAGLDGPAIRKLVRAMHGTGFNLNLFPNVSMSNSFLRVLRPIAADETLIEHVALGPDGPAGIADPVNRERLRIHEHFQGPFGFGSPDDAEGWDRVQRGAQAAPDMPILVNRGLARENASPEGWPTSHVTDETGMRAAYDKWKQMMSDD
- a CDS encoding flavin reductase — protein: MAEKRTQLTTKQRLFRDAMANLSAGVNIVTTDGPGGRAGITVSAVCSVTDTPPTMLVCVNRSSRSHDIFRANEHLCINVLGTEHEDVAMAFAGRVPAEQRFSVTGDVWDHSHGVPLLRGSAASVLGRVTGTVERGSHTVMFVEVDQVVPGQDSEGSLVYYRRRFHPVPTPLSA